The following are encoded together in the Roseobacter denitrificans OCh 114 genome:
- a CDS encoding histone deacetylase family protein: METIYTEKHKLRDAKTELCGGELVEPFERPSRAEYVLDRVRETGLGPVSDPDDFGMGPILAIHDAEFVEFLKTAPARWKVAGFNGEAIPTTWVGRRMSHIRPNHVEGQLGYYALAGETSLTEGTWEAAYASAQVALTGAARIRSGAGAVFSLCRPPGHHATADMYGGYCFFNNAAISAQHFLDHGAKRVAILDIDFHHGNGTQDIFYDRSDVLFISLHGDPLETFPYHLGHAEETGSGAGTGFNLNFPMPPDTPFDVWQAALHKGLARIAEYKPDVLIISLGVDTFETDPISFFKLKSDDFLTMGADVASAGLPTHFIMEGGYDVDEIGVNAVNVLQGFERANAS, from the coding sequence ATGGAAACCATCTATACGGAAAAACACAAACTGCGCGACGCCAAGACGGAGCTCTGTGGCGGTGAACTGGTCGAACCTTTCGAGCGGCCCAGCCGTGCGGAATACGTGCTGGATCGCGTCCGCGAAACCGGTCTGGGACCGGTCAGCGATCCCGATGATTTCGGCATGGGCCCGATCCTTGCCATTCATGACGCCGAGTTTGTCGAATTTCTGAAAACGGCCCCCGCGCGCTGGAAAGTGGCGGGGTTTAACGGTGAGGCGATCCCCACAACATGGGTCGGGCGGCGCATGTCACACATCCGGCCCAACCACGTTGAAGGCCAGTTGGGCTATTATGCGCTTGCCGGTGAAACCAGCCTGACGGAGGGCACATGGGAGGCCGCCTACGCCAGTGCGCAGGTCGCACTGACAGGGGCGGCCCGTATTCGTTCCGGTGCGGGGGCCGTCTTTTCGCTTTGCCGTCCACCGGGCCATCACGCGACGGCGGATATGTATGGCGGCTATTGCTTCTTCAACAACGCCGCGATCAGCGCGCAGCATTTCCTTGATCACGGGGCCAAACGCGTTGCGATCCTCGATATTGATTTTCACCACGGGAACGGCACGCAGGATATTTTCTATGACCGCAGCGATGTGCTTTTCATCTCGCTGCATGGCGATCCGCTGGAGACCTTCCCCTATCATCTTGGACACGCCGAAGAGACAGGCAGCGGTGCCGGCACAGGCTTTAACCTCAACTTCCCAATGCCACCCGATACACCCTTTGATGTCTGGCAGGCAGCCTTGCACAAAGGGCTTGCGCGCATCGCCGAATATAAACCCGATGTGCTGATCATCTCGCTCGGCGTTGATACGTTCGAAACCGACCCAATCAGTTTTTTCAAACTGAAAAGCGATGATTTCCTGACCATGGGTGCGGATGTCGCCAGCGCGGGGCTGCCGACCCATTTCATCATGGAAGGGGGCTATGACGTCGATGAGATCGGCGTCAATGCGGTCAATGTTCTGCAAGGATTCGAACGCGCGAATGCCTCATAA